Part of the Tenacibaculum sp. SZ-18 genome, TCATTTTCAATAGTTACGGAAGGAACTTCCTCTGACTTAAAAGTGATTTCGGTTTCAAAATCTGAAGTGTCAATTGTATAAGTTTGATACTCTAATGCTCTTTTCTCATTTTCAACCAACGTTAAAAACCCGTCTAAACCTAAGTCTTTAACTAAAAACTTTAATCTTGCTTTTGCTCTTTTCGAACGTTCACCATAACGATCAAAAACTCTTAAAACACCTTCAATAGTTGGAATTAACAAATCAGTTTCTAGGAATTCATACATTACGTCTGCATGCCTTGGTTGAGAACCCAAACCTCCTGCTAATAATACTTTAAAACCTTTAACTTCTGTATTTCCAATCTTCTTCAATTTTGCAATAAAACCTAAATCGTGCATAAAACTTAAGGCAGTATCTGCTTCTGTCGCAGAAAAAGACATTTTAAATTTTCTTCCCATTTCCTGACAAATAGGATTTCTTAAGAAAAATTGAAATGTAGCATGTGCGTAAGGTGTCACATCAAAAGGTTCGTTTACATCAATCCCAGCAGTTTCCGATGCTGTAACATTTCGTACTGCATTTCCACACGCTTCACGTAAAGTGATATCGTCTTTTTCTAACTGTGCCCATAATTCAGGGGTACGATCTAAACTTACATGATGAATTTGAATATCTTGACGGGTTGTGATGTGTAATCTTCCTCTAGAAAACTCATCAGAAACATTTGCAATTCGATGTAACTGTTCACTAGTAACTTTACCATAAGGTAGTTTTATACGAATCATTTGAACGCCTAATTGTCTTTGCCCATAAACTCCACGCGCTAAACGTAAACTTCTAAATCGCTCTTCATCTATTTGTCCATCTTTGAAAAGACGTATTTTTCTTTCCAACTCTAGAATATCTTTTTCTACAAGTGGGTTTTCTATTTCACTTCTAAAACTTTGCATGACTTCCTACTTTATTTATGCAAAAAATGTTGCTTTTTTAATAATTCTTCCTCGGTTTCAGTATGATTATCATCTGGAACACAACAATCAACTGGACAAACAGCTGCACACTGTGGTTCTTCATGAAATCCTTTACACTCTGTACATTTATCTGGTACTATGAAATAATAATCATCAGAAATTGGCTCTTGTTCGTCATCCGCATTTAACTTCACTCCATCTAAAAGCTCAATATCTCCTTCCAAAGATGTACCTTGACTATATTTCCAGTCTTCCGCTCCTTCATAAATAGCAGTATTTGGGCATTCAGGCTCACATGCTCCACAATTGATGCATTCGTCTGTTATAATAATTGCCATAATTTGATTAGTTTATAAAACCTACTCCAGATGTATTATTAGTTTTTGGATCGATAAGAATAAAAGCTCCATTAGATTTATTCTCTTTATACCTATCAACGAGTAATGGTTTACTTAGTTTTAGTTGGACCTTTCCTATTTCATTGATGGATAATTTTGAAGGATTTTCATCCCTTCCTGAAAAATCGGTATTTATAATATTGTCTAGACTTATGATCTTTACTTGAGCATCATTTACACCATGCTTGATATAATATTTATCTGAAGCTTTTAATGGTGATTTATCCATCCAACAAATGGTTGCCTCTAACTGCTTTGTCATATGAGGTATTTCTCCTGATTTTACGATCATATCTCCTCTACTCACATTTACATCGTCCTCAAGAGTTAATGTAAACGAACTTCCACTCTTTACTTCATTGAATTCTTGATCAAAAAAATTGATACTTTTTATAGTAGATTCAATGGCTGATGGTAACACAGTTACTCTATCACCAACAGCAAAATTGCCTCCGTATAATTTTCCTGCATATCCTCTATAATCATGAAACTCATCTGTTTTTGGTCTGATTACAGATTGAACTGGAAAACGAGCTTGAGCGTAGTTCTCCTTTTCTTCAAGATTTAAACCTTCCAAGTATTCTAAAATACTTGGACCAGAGTACCAATCGATATTAGATGAAGAATTGACAACATTATCTCCATGTAGTGCAGAAATGGGAATGAATGTAATCCTCTGAATTTTATAATCGCTTTTTTCAGCTAAATATTTAATTTCTCCTTTAACTTGATTGAACTTTTCTTCTGAATAATCAACCAAATCCATTTTATTTACTGCAACTACAACTTCTTTAACTTGTAATAAATTATTGATAAAGAAATGACGATACGTTTGTTCTACAACTCCATTTCTAGCATCTACTAAAATGATGGATGCTTGCGAGTTTGAAGCACCAGTCACCATATTTCTAGTATATTCAATATGACCAGGAGTATCTGCTATAATAAAGCTGGTTTTGGGTGTAGAAAAGTAAATATGTGCGACATCAATTGTAATTCCTTGTTCACGCTCCGCAACTAAACCATCTGTGGCCAAAGAAAAGTCTAAATAGTCAAATCCACGTTGTTGACTTTTTTCTTCTATTGCCTGCAATTTATCTTCGGTTAGTGAGTTTGTATCGTATAAAATTCTACCTATCAGAGTACTTTTTCCATCATCTACACTACCTGCTGTTGCTAATTTAAGTACATTCATTTTGTATTTTTTTAGGCGAGCTGGGACTGTAAGTAATTATTAATATAATCCCCAAAATATTTTTCCTTACAGTCTTTCGCTCCTATAATTATTTTTTTTATTAAAAATATCCCTGTTGCTTTCTTTTTTCCATTGCGGCTTCCGACCTTTTATCATCAATTCTTGCACCTCTTTCCGAAATTTTCGAAGCTCTAATTTCTTCAACAACTTTATCAATATTACTCGCATCTGATATAACAGCTGCGGTGCAGCTCATATCTCCAACTGTTCTAAATCGAACAGTACGCTCTTCAATTAATTCATCTTCATCTCTATACACAACCTCGTCATTTGCTGACCAAATAAAGCCGTCACGAACAAATGTTTCACGTTTATGAGCGAAATAAATTGACGGAATTTCAATTGCTTCTTTCTGAATATATATCCACACATCTAATTCTGTCCAATTGGAAATCGGAAACACACGGACATTTTGACCTAAATCAATTCTTCCGTTTAACATGTCGAATAATTCTGGCCGTTGATTTTTCTCATCCCATTGTCCGAAATCATCTCTTACAGAAAAAATCCTTTCTTTAGCTCTTGCCTTTTCTTCATCTCTTCTTGCACCTCCAATACATGCATCGAATCCGAATTCTGCAATCGTATCCAATAAAGTTTCTGTTTGTAAAATATTTCTACTTGAATATTTCCCAGTTTCTTCCTTTACCTTACCAGCATCGATATTATCCTGTACATTTCGAACAATTAATTCCAAACCCAATTCTTTGACCAACCTATCCCTAAATTCAATTGTTTCAGGGAAATTATGACCTGTATCTATATGTAGTAATGGAAAAGGTATTTTTGCAGGATAGAATGCTTTTTGTGCTAATCTTACTAGGGTAATACTATCTTTTCCCCCTGAAAATAATAACACAGGCTTTTCAAACTGTGCTACTACTTCTCGAAGAATATATATTGCTTCACTTTCTAATGCTCCGACACTTAATATATTTGTACTCATTACGGTATTTTTTAAATATGTAAACCACATTCTCTATTGTTTTCAACCTTTGTAGGATCGAAATATTTAAACTCATTTGGTAAGTTATACTTTTCAAGATATGCATCCAATTCTTCATCTGAAAAATTGTAAAACGGACTAACTTTAATAATTCCATCTTTACTTACCGATACAATATCTATACTATTTCTAAATGCTGTTTGGCCTCTTCTTAAATTTGTGAACCAGACATCTGGTTTATGTTCATTCATGGCTCTTTTAAAAGGCTCTAATTTTACCTGCGTAGTAAAGATTGCATGATTCGGATCATCAATAGTCGGCAATCCCAACACGACATCTCTATGAGCACTCGTTTGCTTTGGAACATATAAATGAACATTCAACTGTAAATTATGAATTAGTTCCTCAGCATGCTGATAAGTTTGAGGCGTGTTATAACCTGTATCACACCAAACCACAGGAATATCTTTATTTTGAGAAACTACAAGATGTAAAATTGCACTTTCATAAGGTCTAAAATTTGTAGTGATTACGGGATTTTTAGCAACACTCAAACTCCATTTTATGATTTCCTCTGGAGATTTTCCTTCCAGTTGTTTATTGATTTCTACTATATCTATTTTTTCTAAACTCATCTTTTACCCCATTTAATGGTATTCCAAACTCTTTCGTGAAAAAAGTATAATATCATTTTTGTTATTAATTCAATCGCTCCTATTGATAAGGCCGTATCTATTTTTCCTGTAATCATCCAAGAAATCAGCACCGTATCTAAAGTTCCTACAGCACGCCAGCTAATGGACTTTACGATACTTCTAATAGGTTTCTCAGAATCCTTATCTTCATTATAATTCGTTTTACTTTCTAGTACTTGTTCTACAATCATATCATTAAAATACATTTACCCTATCGGGTTAGTAGGTTTTAATATTCAACAAATATACATTCCTAAATCTAATATCAAAATTAAAGTTCAAAAATTAACACTATGATAATATTTGTAAAATCTATACTAAATCGGCAAGTGTTGTATTTCTTAGGATATCAAGGGTGTTATCACGAACTTGAATCATTAATTTATGAACAGAACATTTGTCTTCATCTGGACAATCAGCACACTTTTCATAAAAATTTAGACTCACACAAGGAACCATCGCAATAGGACCTTCAAGTGTTCTAATCACTTTTGTCATTTTAACTTCGGAAGCTTCTTGTAATAAATAATATCCGCCTCCTTTTCCTTTTTTGGCTCCCAAAACGCCCGATTTTCTTAAGGTAAGTAAGATACTTTCTAAAAATTTATGTGATATATTTTCACTTTCAGATATTGTAGCTATCTGAACCTTAACTCCTTTTTCTTGCCTAGCAATAAAAGTAAGTGCTTTTATACCATATTTTGTCTTTTTAGAAAGCATATTACAAATATATACTTTCTTCTTTTATTTAATTATTCAGAGCTTGATCCAAATCTTTTATTACATCATCTACAAATTCCAACCCAACAGAACATCTAACTAAACCATCTGTAATTCCAACCTCTAATCGATCTTCTGTACTTAATTTACTGTGGGTTGTAGATGAAGGATGCGTAACAATTGTTCTACTATCTCCTAAATTAGCCGATAAAGAACATAACTTTATACGATCTAAAAACCTTCTTCCTGCCTCTACTCCGCCTTTAATTTCAAATACAACAATATTACCACCCAAACGCATTTGTTTTTTCGCAACCTTATATTGTGGATGAGATTTCAGAAATGGGTATTTTACAAAATTCACTTCTGAATGACTCTCTAAAAACTGGGCAACTTTTAATGCATTCTGACAATGTTTGTCCGCTCTAACTGCTAGAGTTTCTAAACTTTTTGAAAGAACCCAAGCATTGAATGGTGACATTGCAGGTCCAGTATTTCTAGAAAACAAATAGATTTCTCTAACCAAATCAGCCTTTCCAACTGTAACTCCACCTAAAACACGTCCTTGACCATCAATTAACTTAGTTGCTGAATGAATTACCAAATCGGCACCGAACTTAATAGGATTTTGAAGGTATGGTGTAGCAAAACAATTATCGACAACTAATAACAACTTATGCTTTTTAGCAATGGCTGATAATAACTCTAAATCTAAAATATCAACAGCAGGATTTGTTGGTGATTCCGCATATAATATTTTTGTATTCGGTTGAATCAATGATTCTACTTTATCCACCTCATTTACTTTGAAATAACTAGTTTCAATATTCCATTTTGGTAAATACTTTGTAAACAAACTATGAGTAGATCCAAACACAGAGCGAGATGAAACAATATGATCTCCAGAATTTAGCAACGCCCCAAAAGTTGAAAATACAGCAGACATTCCTGTTGCGAAAGCATAACCAGCCTCTGCTCCTTCCATAGCAACAATTTTATCCACAAACTCAGTTGTATTTGGATTTGAAAATCGACTATATAGGTTACGCTGCTTTTCCTCTGCAAAAGAAGCTCTCATATCTTCAGCATCATCAAAAATAAAACTCGACGTAATGTATAATGGTGTCGAATGCTCAGAAAACTGAGATCTTTCTGTTTGAATTCTTACCGCCTGTGTTTCGAAATTATGGCTCATATTTCCTCCTTGTTTAAAACTACCTTATAATTAATTTTAGCAGTTTGCTCTATAATTTTTGCTACTGAACAATACTTTTCTAGCGCTAGATTTGTTGCTTTTTTTACTTTATGACTGCTTATTTCTCCATCAAAACTATACGTAATTGTTATTTCCTTAAATATTGATGGAATTTGATCTTCTACTCTAGAGGCATCAATAGAGACTTTATAATCAAAATCAACAACCTTTTGTTTGTTTAAAATCTTTACAACATCAATACTACTACAACTGGCTAAACTCACTAACATCAATTCCATTGGACGAATGGCATTCACTTGAGTATAATCAACAGTTTGTCCAACTAGTAATGAATAACCGGTTTGGTTTTTAGCTTCAAAAACTAAATGTTTGTTATAGTTAGATAATTCAATATTCATTTTATTATTTTTTGGTTAATCTTAAAATATCTCCGAAAACACCTCTTGCCGTTACTTCTGCTCCTGCTCCTGCACCTTGAATAACTATCGGTTGGTCTCCATAAGATTCTGTATATATTTCAAAAATAGCATCCGATCCTTTTAAACTGCCTAATGGAGTATTTTCTGCTACAGAAACTAATTTGACATCTAAAATTCCCTTAGTTTGTTGAAGATCTCCATGTAAATCTCCAATATATCGTAAGACATGATTTTCATCCTGACTAAGTTTAATTTCATTGAAATAATCATTTAGTTTGTCGCAATTATCAATAAACTCAACTGCACTAGAATCTCTGAACTCTTCTGGAATTAAATTCTCAATATGGATGTCTTCAAATTCGTTTTCTAAATCGAGTTCTCTCGCTAAAATCAAAAGTTTTCTTGCTACATCATTACCACATAAATCTTCTCTAGGATCTGGCTCGGTATATCCATTATTTATTGCTTCTTTTAGTACAGTATCAAATGGTATATTTTCTTCTGAGTATTTATTGAAAATAAAACTTAAAGAACCCGAGAACACACCTCTAATTCGGGTAATATTTTCTCCAGAATCATGTAATAATTTAATCGTATCGATTAAAGGTAATCCAGCGCCAACATTGGTTTCATAGAGATATGTTTTCTTGTTATTCTCTAATACTTGTCTTAGTTTTTTATAAAAAGAATGAGAAACAGTATTGGCTATTTTGTTTGACGAAACTAAATCGAACCCGTTTTCAACTAATGGGATATAATTCTCTATAAAATTTTGATTTGCAGTATTATCTACAGCAATTAGATTTTCTAAATGATGAGCTTTTGCAAAATCAATAACTTCATCTACAGAACTTTCAATCGAACTTTCATTTAATTTCGTTTGCCAATTATCATCTATTCCATATTTAGAAAGTAATACCTTTTTAGAATTTGCAACTGCGAAAATATTCAGTTGAACTTTTCTTCTATCTAAAATTGCAGGAGTACTTTTTATGATTTGCTCAATTAATGTTCCTCCAACTAATCCTTTACCAAAAACAGCAATATTTATTTTTTTTGCTACGCCGAATATTTGTCCGTGTATTACATTTACAGCTTTATGAAGTTCTTCTTTCTTTACAACTAAACTTACATTTTTACCAGTAATGGTATTGTTGAATAATAAAGGAACTATTTGATTTTGAATTAGCGCATTGTATGGTAAATGAAACTCGCTTAAATCTTGACCGATTATTGAAATTACTGCCACATCATTTACAATACTAATATGGTTTACATCTTTGGTTTGTAAATCATACTCAAACTCATGCTTCAATGCTTTGACAGCTAATTCCGCTTTTTCTTTGTCTACTACCAATCCAATTCCTCTTTCAGAAGATCCTTGAGAAATAATACTTACACTAATATCATGACTTCCTAAAGATTTAAATATCCTTGCATCAACACCAACTTTTCCTAACAAACCTCTTCCTTCAAAATTTAATAAGGCTACATTATCTAAAATAGAAATTGATTTAATTCCTTTTGCTGAAGACTTTGCAGTTATTAAAGTTCCTTCATCTTTTTGATTGAATGTATTTAAGATTCTTAAATTGATATTCTTCTCAATTAACGGTATAATGGTTTTTGCATGTAAAATATTCGCACCAAAATTTGCTAATTCATTCGCTTCAGAAAATGATAATTCTTCTATTTTCTTTGCATCTGAAACCAAATCAGGATTCGCAGTAAATATTCCATCTACATGTGTATAGTTTTGTAATTCATCTGCGTCTAAATAATTTGCCAATAATGATGCTGTATAATTACTACCATTTCGACCTAAAGTTGTTGTTTCATTTTTTAAGTTAGAACCTATAAATCCAGAAACTACGTTTACCGTTGTACCATTATGTTTTTTATAATAGTTGACAATATTCTCTTTAGAAACTCCTTCTATAGGTTGTGCATTTCCAAAACTCTCATCTGTTTTTAACAATAAGCGAGCATCGGTAGCATTTGCATTTATGCCTCGTTGTTGTAATAATTCAGTTACCGTCTTTATAGCAATTAATTCACCTTGGGCTAATACTTCATCTTTTACTTTTGTACTAAAATCTTCCAACAAGCTAACTCCTTCTAACAACTTCTCTAGTTTGTTAAACTCTGCACTAAAATCTAATAACGGAGTAATTTGTCTTTGACTTAATTTAAACGCCTCTAATTGTTCTTGGTATACTTCACTTGAAGAAGCTTTTTTTAATATTGATTCTAATTCATTAGTAGCGTTTCCTCTAGCAGAAACGACTACTGTAATATTATCACCACTATCAATTTTACTTTCAATAATATCTATAACTTTTAATATTCCTTCGTTTGATAATGATTTCCCTCCAAACTTTAAAACTTTCATTTTTTTAGTCTTTTCGTTCTTGTTAAATATTGGTGTAAATATGTTTTCTAATTGATTGTATTCGATTAAAAACGCATCGTGTCCGTGTACCGAATTAATCTCATTGTACGTTACATTAGCATTATTTTGCGCTAATTCTTTAAAAGTTTCTCTATTCTCTTCTGCGGTAAAAAACAAGTCAGAATCTACTCCTATGATGTGAATTTCTGCATTGATATTTACTAGTTTATCCTCGTCGTTATTTACATCCGTAACATCAATCGTTTTCAATAATTGATTCATCAATTTATAAGAAGCTAACTGATATCTTTCTTGTAGTTTTTTTCCATGATGTAACAACCAACTTTCTACATTAAATAAAGTTGATTCTTCATTTTTACTTCTATGAAAACGTTGTTTAAATGACTCCGGAGTTCGATAACACAACATTGCATGCATTCTAGCGTCATGTACTGGATTATTTGAATTTGTAAGAAATAACTCCTGAATTTGACAATTTGCGATTAACCAATCTGTCGATTTCCAGTCTGTAGCAATCGGAATTAGATGCTTGGTTATATTTGGATGTAAAACTGCCATTTCCCAAGCAATTCCTCCACCAAGTGACCCACCAACTAAAGCAAATAATTGCTCAATTCCTAACTCTTTTAATCCTAAAAGGAAAATTTTTGCAATATCTCTAGCTACAAAACTTTTATAATCGTCGATTAAAAAATCGTCATAACCGTTTCCTGGAATATTAAAACAAAGAATAGAATATGAATTGATATCAATAACTTTATCGACTCCAATAATATCTTTCCACCATCCAGAATCTCCAGCAACATTACTATTTCCTGTTAGCGCATGATTTACTAGAATTACTGGTGCAGTACCCAATTCTCTTCCAAACAATTGATAACTTAATCGTATATCAGAGAACTGAGTACCACTCTCAGTAACATAACTAAGAATATTTATATGAGATAAATTGTTTTTCACCGTACTACGCTAAAACTGATTTTGGAATTTTCGAAAATGCTTCTTGTAAATCTTGTTTTAAATCTTCAAGATTTTCAATACCAACTGATAATCGAATTAGATCTTTAGTAACTCCAGAAGCTTCTTGTTCTTCATCTGTTAATTGCTGATGAGTTGTACTCGCTGGATGAATAATTAAAGATTTTGTGTCTCCAATATTGGCAAGTAATGAGAATAACTCCGTATTATCTGCCACTGTTTTCGCGCTTTCGTATCCTCCTTTTACACCAAAGGTTACAATTCCACTTTGACCTTTCGGCAAATATTTATCTGCTAATTTTTTATATGGACTGCTTTCTAATCCAGGATAATTTACCCAAGCAACTTCTTCTTGCTGCTCTAACCATTTTGCTATAGCCAAAGCGTTTTCGCTGTGCTGTTTGATTCGAACACCTAGTGTTTCTAAACCTTGAATAATTTGGAATGCATTTGTTGGACTTAACGCTCCTCCGAAATCTCTTAATCCTTCTAGAATTAATTTAAAAGTGAATGATAACTGCCCAAGCGTTTCATAGTATTGTAATCCGTGATATCCTGCAGATGGTTCTGTAAATTCAGGAAACTTTCCATTATCCCAATCGAAATTTCCTCCATCGATAATTACTCCTCCCAAAGAGTTTCCTTGTCCGCCAATATATTTTGTAAGTGAATGAATTACAATATTCGCTCCGTGTTTTAATGGATTTAATAAGGATGGTGTTGCTACCGTATTATCAACAATAAAAGGAACTTTTGCTACTTTAGAAACTTCAGCAATTTCCTCTAAATCTAATACATCAAGTTTTGGGTTTCCTAACGATTCAACAAAGAATGCTCTCGTATTTTCCTGAACAGCTTCCTTAAAGTTCTCTGGATTTGATGCATCTACAAATGTGGTTGTAATTCCTAATCTTGGTAAAGTAACTTTTAATAAATTATATGTTCCCCCGTACAAGCTACTCGATGCGACAATATGATCTCCAGCCTTTAACAATGTTAATAATCCTGTTGAAATTGCAGCAGTTCCTGAAGCAAATACTACTGCTCCCACACCACCTTCTAAAGCAGCTAAGCGATCTTGTAATATCTGGTTTGTTGGATTATTCAGACGGGTATAAATAAATCCTAATTCTTTTAATGAAAATAGATTTGCAGCATGGTCTGAATTGTTGAATACATAAGAGCTAGATTGATAAATTGGAACTGCTCTTGTTCCTAAGGTTTGTTGAACATCGTGTCCTGCATGCAATGCTAAAGTTTCAAATTTTTGTGTACTCATTTTTCTTCTTTTTGAAATAATTAATAATTAAACCAAAAGTCAAAACACATCTTTTACGATGATGCTTACAGAAAAATGTTATTAAGAATTTATAGAAATTTATATTTCGTAAGAAATACGAAAAACTTCTTTGTTATCTATCCCAAAACTTTTAGGGTAGAATTTAGCACCTTCTTTGAAATACTGAAAAGAATTCAGTTTAACCAAGGGTTGCTAAGGTTTCAAAGGGTCTATTCCCTCCACCTTTCTTGATAACATTAAATCGATAAGTGTTTGAACTTTACAGTGCAAATATTTGTTTATAAAAATTTAAAATCCAAATTTTTAACCTTTTTTTTTGAAAAAAAGTTATTTGAACTTGAATTTCATCAGTACTGGCAAATGATCTGAAGCCTGACCAAACTCTTCAAGAACATCTCCATTTACATACTCTATAAATTGCTCTGAATAGAAGATATAATCTAGTCTTTTATAAGGATTTTCGGCATCAAAAGTATTTGCAAAATTATCTTTTAAAAATGCAGCATTTCCAATGTTGTCAAGGTTTAGAACTTGAGCAATCGCAGGATCTTCAAAGTTTGGATCACTATTAAAATCTCCCAATAAAATAGTTGGTTTCGATTGTGAATATTGTTTAAATATTTCCACCACATTTTTTAATTGTTTCACTCTAGTTTCTTTATCAAAAGCTTCTAAATGAACATTCATCAAAATTAATTCTTTCCCGTTCACATTAATTTTTGTGATCTGTAATAATCTATCTAAATAAAAAGCATTTTTGAAAAAGGGAGTATTCTCAACTCTATCTAAAACAATTCTATCATGCTTAATTATCTCATATTTACTTAAAATTGACTGTCCCGACACTACTTGTCCAAAATGTGCAGATGGTGGGAAATATGGAAAAGGGACATATTTTTTATCCCAATTTACAGTTCTAGCCACATGATTATATCCAAGTTTTGATATTTCATCTTCTTGATTTACTTGAAAAGAACGCTTCGAATTATAATCAATTTCTTGAAAAGCAATAAAATCGACATTCAACTTTTTGAAAAGTTTTTTTACATGAACTAAATTGCTATCAACTAACTCTTTTGGTCTATCCTGAGCAGTATTGTTAGTCATTCCACTTAAATAACCGATATTATAAGTAACAATTGAAAAAATAGAATCACTCATCTTTTCAACTTCATAATTATTAACAATAACCTTCTTGTATTCACTTTTTTCCATAGTTGCACTAGAACCCCAGAAATAGAACAGAACAACAATAGCAGCTAATATTAAAACAAGTTTCAAAAAATACGATACAATTCTTTTAATCATCTTATTAAGTTTCAATAGTTGATTGAACCGCTAAAATACAGATTCAAAAAGTTTTTTGTAAGAGATTAAACCTTTTCTCAATTCGATTGTCTTAAAGTTGTACTATATATTTAAACAATATAACATGAAAAAAATAGCATTAGCATTAATGGCGCTGACATTATCATTAACAGTTTCAGCACAAAAAAGAAAAAAAAACAAAGATTTTACAGTTGAACAAGAAACTGAGTTAGTCTTAAAAAAAATGACCTTAAACTATGATCTTTCTAATCGTCAAGTAAATAAAATAAGGCCTTTATTAGCAGAGAAAATTAATCATAGAGATTCCCATAGAAAAAATAGAGAGGCAAAAAAAGGAGAACATAAAAAATTAAGTTCTGATGAACGATATAAGAGAGAAATGGCTCGTTTAGATAAAATGATTGCTTTTAAAGCAAACATGAAAGATATTTTAAATGATAAACAATATGAACGTTTTGAAAAAGTAGCTGCTCGCAAAAAGCATAAAATGAAGAGAAGAGGAAAACATAGAAAAATGAAACACGACAGAAGAGAAATGGATGATGACAGAGGATAATTGCTGCGTAATTTAATTGGTTTCTAGAAATAAACCCGGTTCTTTATTGAATCGGGTTTTACTCTTCTACACAAGCTCTCTATTATCATTAACCTAAAACTCTATTGCCAAATAGTCGCTTTTAAAACAAATTTTATAATCATTT contains:
- a CDS encoding 4Fe-4S dicluster domain-containing protein, giving the protein MAIIITDECINCGACEPECPNTAIYEGAEDWKYSQGTSLEGDIELLDGVKLNADDEQEPISDDYYFIVPDKCTECKGFHEEPQCAAVCPVDCCVPDDNHTETEEELLKKQHFLHK
- a CDS encoding sulfate adenylyltransferase subunit 1, with the translated sequence MNVLKLATAGSVDDGKSTLIGRILYDTNSLTEDKLQAIEEKSQQRGFDYLDFSLATDGLVAEREQGITIDVAHIYFSTPKTSFIIADTPGHIEYTRNMVTGASNSQASIILVDARNGVVEQTYRHFFINNLLQVKEVVVAVNKMDLVDYSEEKFNQVKGEIKYLAEKSDYKIQRITFIPISALHGDNVVNSSSNIDWYSGPSILEYLEGLNLEEKENYAQARFPVQSVIRPKTDEFHDYRGYAGKLYGGNFAVGDRVTVLPSAIESTIKSINFFDQEFNEVKSGSSFTLTLEDDVNVSRGDMIVKSGEIPHMTKQLEATICWMDKSPLKASDKYYIKHGVNDAQVKIISLDNIINTDFSGRDENPSKLSINEIGKVQLKLSKPLLVDRYKENKSNGAFILIDPKTNNTSGVGFIN
- the cysD gene encoding sulfate adenylyltransferase subunit CysD, whose protein sequence is MSTNILSVGALESEAIYILREVVAQFEKPVLLFSGGKDSITLVRLAQKAFYPAKIPFPLLHIDTGHNFPETIEFRDRLVKELGLELIVRNVQDNIDAGKVKEETGKYSSRNILQTETLLDTIAEFGFDACIGGARRDEEKARAKERIFSVRDDFGQWDEKNQRPELFDMLNGRIDLGQNVRVFPISNWTELDVWIYIQKEAIEIPSIYFAHKRETFVRDGFIWSANDEVVYRDEDELIEERTVRFRTVGDMSCTAAVISDASNIDKVVEEIRASKISERGARIDDKRSEAAMEKRKQQGYF
- a CDS encoding phosphoadenosine phosphosulfate reductase domain-containing protein, with amino-acid sequence MSLEKIDIVEINKQLEGKSPEEIIKWSLSVAKNPVITTNFRPYESAILHLVVSQNKDIPVVWCDTGYNTPQTYQHAEELIHNLQLNVHLYVPKQTSAHRDVVLGLPTIDDPNHAIFTTQVKLEPFKRAMNEHKPDVWFTNLRRGQTAFRNSIDIVSVSKDGIIKVSPFYNFSDEELDAYLEKYNLPNEFKYFDPTKVENNRECGLHI
- a CDS encoding DUF2061 domain-containing protein — protein: MIVEQVLESKTNYNEDKDSEKPIRSIVKSISWRAVGTLDTVLISWMITGKIDTALSIGAIELITKMILYFFHERVWNTIKWGKR
- a CDS encoding RrF2 family transcriptional regulator codes for the protein MLSKKTKYGIKALTFIARQEKGVKVQIATISESENISHKFLESILLTLRKSGVLGAKKGKGGGYYLLQEASEVKMTKVIRTLEGPIAMVPCVSLNFYEKCADCPDEDKCSVHKLMIQVRDNTLDILRNTTLADLV
- a CDS encoding trans-sulfuration enzyme family protein, whose amino-acid sequence is MSHNFETQAVRIQTERSQFSEHSTPLYITSSFIFDDAEDMRASFAEEKQRNLYSRFSNPNTTEFVDKIVAMEGAEAGYAFATGMSAVFSTFGALLNSGDHIVSSRSVFGSTHSLFTKYLPKWNIETSYFKVNEVDKVESLIQPNTKILYAESPTNPAVDILDLELLSAIAKKHKLLLVVDNCFATPYLQNPIKFGADLVIHSATKLIDGQGRVLGGVTVGKADLVREIYLFSRNTGPAMSPFNAWVLSKSLETLAVRADKHCQNALKVAQFLESHSEVNFVKYPFLKSHPQYKVAKKQMRLGGNIVVFEIKGGVEAGRRFLDRIKLCSLSANLGDSRTIVTHPSSTTHSKLSTEDRLEVGITDGLVRCSVGLEFVDDVIKDLDQALNN
- a CDS encoding OsmC family protein; translated protein: MNIELSNYNKHLVFEAKNQTGYSLLVGQTVDYTQVNAIRPMELMLVSLASCSSIDVVKILNKQKVVDFDYKVSIDASRVEDQIPSIFKEITITYSFDGEISSHKVKKATNLALEKYCSVAKIIEQTAKINYKVVLNKEEI